DNA sequence from the Candidatus Thermokryptus mobilis genome:
ATTATCAGCTGTCTGAACAATCTCAGAAAAGTTCCCCGGCTTTAACCTGTTCCATATGTTCTCATCATTGCTTACATAATCAGTTGACCAAATGAAAGCGTTGAAGCTGGTTAGACCTATCATATCTGATTCATCAAGGTCTGTAAACTCAAAGTTTGGTTCACCTGGACTCAAAGGGTCTAAACTACCATCTGGCAACAACCTACCTCTCGTTGGAATACCATCCCCCTCACCCTCATCCCCAGTCCCAGGAATCCCATCAACACCAACATCATCTATCAAAGGATTCCAATCACCATCATTGTCTATCCCATCCTGTTGACTCTCATCAACCATACCATCACCATCGTTGTCTATGCCATCATACGGATTCCCCGGCGACTCCAAAAATTTATAACCAAAATACCCAGGCTTCAAACCAAATTCACCTTTCCCATCGTGATCCCAAATATAAACCATACTTCTTGCATAAACAGGGATGTTATCAACTGGCGGATAATTCGGAACATTGTAAGGCGGAACGAAAAACGCGTCATCATCCGTCTGCTCATTACTTGTTGGTGCCCCACCACCAATATCAGCATCCCCATACATCCCAAAAATAACCGAATCTAATTTCTTAGGGCTCACATTCGTAATAGTGTAGACAAAGAAGATACAATCCTCAGCCAGCGGATTGCTCCACTGTAAAGCCCTAACTTGAACTTGAACTCCAAGACCGCGACGAGTAGAATCCTCAGGAAATGGAAAGTATCCATGCTCCTTGTTATCCCTATCATCCATTACATAGAATGCTTCAAGGTCTGCTTGCGTTGCATCCCTTGACAAATACCCAGGCCAAACATATTTCCCTAAAACAGGATCATACCAACTTGCTGGCCAAGAATCCGGCTTGCCATCACCATCTCTGTCCTTGTCAGGATTATGTGCTATCTTGTCCTGATTCGGATCAGCATATCCGGGAAGCGGATTAAATGTCCAAAACTCCGTCCCATCAGGCGATACCGTGCTATAGTATCTCAAACCGTCACTCACAACATGAATTCTTCTACCACTTGTATCAACAACTGATGCTGCAACCAACGGACTGAACTCATATATATGAGGCAGATCATTCCAAACGACATTTAACCTACGGTTGAAATTAGGACCAGCTCCAATTGCACCATAGTTGTAGATAACCGTCATCACCTTATTGCCATTCATAATCAAACTTTTTCTATCAGCGTAACTTTTTACTTTCCTGAAGTTACCGCCCCCGCCATCTTTCTTGTATACTTCCCTTTTTATCTGTGTGGCTTTATAAATCTCCAGAACTTGCTTCATGTAATTTTTAACACTTTCATGCTCGCGCTCTCGCATTTCAAATCTCTCACTGGAAAAAATCCCCCTTAAAATATTTAGGGCTTTATTCCTATCGGATAAAACCTGCGAGAATAGAGATGGGAAGCTTAGGATTATGATCAGAAAAATTGAAATAAGCCGCATTTGAAGCGGACTTTATTTTTTATTGAATATAAAAAAAGCAACGCCTTTTTGTCAATAAAAAATTGGATAAAAACGAGCTTTCCTAAAATTCACATCAACCGCCCTCTTTTGCTCAAATATCTAAAAAGAGCAACATCAAACGAAGTGCTTGTGTCCATAAGTTCATAATCAATTCCATTTACAAGACATTCAAGCCGATATCTTTTGATAAACTCCTCAAAAGCCCTTCTATAATCCTTCTGAACATAAAGTCCCTGCGTCATTATCTTCTCAGATGTCTCAACATCTTTAAAGATAGCGTCAAAATTAAAATTGAAATTTCTCTCCGCTGGATCAAGCACTTGAAAAACTATCAATTCGTTCCTTTTGTGCTTAAAATGTTTTAACGCACTTATAACTTCATCCTGCTCATCCAATAGATCGCTTATCACAATTATAAGCCCTCGCCTCTTTATCCTTTCGGCAATTGAATGTAAAACATCTGCTGTCTTCGTTTTATTTGACGGCTCATTACTCTCAAGCTCGGACAATATAACACTCAAATAACTCTTCACAGACCTCGGCGGAATGAACTTCCTTATCCGCTCATCATATAAAACAAGACCAATTGCATCCCTTTGCATCAACATAAGATAAGATAAGCCAGCTGTCAAATAACACGCATACTCAAACTTTGTTATATTTCCCCCCGATGAATAACCCATTGATCTACTCGCATCAAGAATTATGTAAGATCTTAAATTTGTCTCCTCCTCAAATTGCTTTATAAAGTATCTATCCGTTCTGCCGTAAACCTTCCAATCAATATATCTCGTGTCATCCCCAGCTGAATATTGCCTATGCTCAGAAAACTCAACGCTGAAACCATGATACGGGCTCTTATGCAAACCAGCTATGAAACCCTCAACAACAAGCCGTGCGATAAGCTCAAGATTTGATAACCTTGATACAAATTGAGGGTCAAGATATTTCCTGTGATTTTGCATCGTTTAAACCTCATCCAAGTTGAACAAGTATAACACCTGCTATAACTAAAGTCCCACCGACTAAAAAAGGCAAAGTTATCGGATTACCAAAAATTAACACACTAAGTATAGCCGTCATCAACGGTTGCCCATTCGTAAAAATGACAACTTTGCTCGCCTCAATCTTACCTATAGCATAATACCAAAGAAAATATCCAAAAATTGAAGTTCCAACCCCAAGATAAATAACGCCAAGATAAGAACCAAAAGAAACTTTTGCCATATCAAACTTAACGAAATCATATAACCCAAACGGTAGATAAATCAAACTGCCAATCATCACTGCAACTGCGGTTACATAAAGAGCACCATACTTAACTATCATCTTTCGCCCAAGTATTGAATAAAGCGCCCAAAACATCGCCCCAAACATTATTATGACATCGCCTTTTAAATTCTCCAACCGCAAACTCAAACCGCTCTCCCCGAATATGATACCGATCCCAACAAAACTTAAAATTACCCCAACGACTTTGTAAAAATTGATCTTCTCCCCCAATAAAATCGCAGAAAAAATCAACGCAAAAATTGGCGTCATCGCATAAATTAAAGATGCATTCGCAGGCGTTGTATATTTTATCCCGAGGATGAACGCAAATTGATTCAACGGGACAGCAAGAATCCCAAGCAATAAAAATTTAAATCTATCATTCTTTTCAACTTTCACTCTCCCATGCTTTGAAAATCTCAACACAAACCCAAAACCTAAACCAGCGATCGCAGACCTAAACAATGTCAATGTAAGTGGCGGAACCTCCTTTACAACCGCTTTTGCAATTATATGTGTAAAACTTGCAATCAATGTCTGTATCGTCAGCCAAAAATAAACCATCACTCACCTTCAAATAAATTTAAAATTTGCTCACAACTCCCAACGAAAGCATCAAGCCCAATAACATGGCGAACTAAATTTTCATAGATTAAATCCCACCCTTTAAAATCAAACTCATCATAAATCGTGTTGTGAAATATAACATTAAAAACCCCACCAAAACTTCTCACGACCTCAACAAGCTCAAAAACCTTCTCCAAAATCTCATCAACCGTTTCTGAACTTCTACCATACTGATAAACCGAATCCATAAAAACTATCGGAATCTCGTAAACATTAATTTCAGAATTTCTCTCAACATCATAAACTTTGAAAGGGAAAGCATAACCACACCTGAAACCACCTCTTGACAAGAAACCAAGCGTTGAATCATATCTAAAGCCAATCATTTCCTCAAAAAAAGGCGTGGTCTCAAAGTCATACATCAAATAATGCCATCTCACACCTGAAACTTTAATTCCAACTAAACGCTCAAGCTTTTCCTTCTCATATTTTACTAAATCAAAATTTTTAAAAGATGAAAACGACGGATGGAAAGCAACTTCAAAACTCTCGCCATTTAACTTATTGACGAAGTCAACAAGAAATTCATCCCATTTATAATTTGCATCATACTTTGAGCTTCCGCCCGATTTAAAGAAAAAGGTTGATTTAACACCAAGTGATTTTTCAAATTCAAAAATTCTTACCAAACCCTCACGATAAGGATCAAGACCTTTTAAAAGAAAATAAACAAATCTCGCAAACCTATGACGCCTCGTTTGAATGTCCTCCCGTCCCATTATAAATTTATTCACAACCTCATTATAAATTCCATAAAGAGACCATTTCCTTAACACATCAACATCATGCGTAAGACAGACCGCAAAATTCCTTCCACCCCATTTTTTCAACTCAACTACGATGCCAAATTTTTCCATCAACGATTTCAAAATGTAAAAGTAAAAATTCACTATCGGAAAATCAGAAACGCCAATCTTTACAAGTAAATTTTCCACATCTGGAAAACGACCGATTTCATCTCTTGCCTTCTTTATCCTCTCATCCCAACAGGACAAAAAATAAAACGAACACGAGAGAATATCAAAGTTTATGACAGCAAACTCATCCTCAACTCTAAACACCGGCTCACCAACTTTGAAAAAGATGGGAAGCTTAAACCCATCAAACTTTTCGGGGACAAAGGGTGGAGATAGTCTAACAAAATGAACAAACATCGTATCATATGCCTTTCCATCGTCAAAAAGTTTAATCGCCTCCTCACTCCTCCTGATGAAAATACCTTTTTCTATTTTAAAAAAATCACCATAAGCGATCAAAAAATCCTCATGCGAGGCATCGTCAATTGAATTGACAAAATCAAAATCAATTTTATAAACGCTGAAAAAATTCCTTAATACATACTCAACTCTTTTTCTCTGCGATTGTGATTCAACATCTATAAAAACTTTAACCCTCATCCCAAAACTCTCTCACTTAACGATAACATCGCTCAAAGAGACAAAATCATAAAGCGGAAACCTTTCGCAAAGTTCCCTCACTTGCTCTCTAACCTCTTTGTAAACCTGCTCATTCCCAACATTTGAAATCACCCTATCAATTAACTCAGCTATAAATTCCATCTCCTTCTCTTTCATACCTCTTGTAGTAAGCGCCGGGGTCCCAAGACGTATCCCACTTGTGACAAGCGGACTTTTATCATCAAACGGAACCATATTTTTATTCACGGTTATCCCAGCTTGCTCAAGTGCCTTTTCTGCGTCTTTCCCAGTTATACCTTTATTTCTGAGATCAATTAAAATTAAATGATTGTCAGTTCCACCAGAAACAAGATTATAACCGAGCTGAATCAATTTATTTGCCAACGCTTTTGCATTTTTTATAACTTGCACTGAATACTCCTTGAACTCTGGCTTTAACGCCTCACCGAAGGCAACTGCCTTAGCAGCTATGACATGCATAAGAGGTCCACCTTGAATCCCAGGCATAACAACACCATCAATTATCTCAGACATCATACGAAGACGATCACCTTTTGGCGTCTTTATACCGAATGGATTTTCTCTGTCCTTATACATCAAAATTAAACCTCCCCTCGGTCCTCTCAACGTCTTATGCGTTGTTGATGTGACAATATCACAATATGGCAAAGGATTATTCAACAAACCCGAGGCGATCAAACCAGCTGGATGTGCTATGTCCGCCATAAGATACGCTCCAACTTTGTCAGCTATCTCCCTAAATGCCCTGTAATCATAATCTCTTGGATAAGCACTTGCGCCAACAACTATCATCCTTGGCTTCTCTCGCTTTGCGATGTCTTCAACTTCGTTCATATCAATCCTTCCCGTCTCTTTTGAAACACCATAAAAAACGGCTCTGTATAGCTTCCCAGAGAAATTAACAGGCGAACCATGGGTCAAGTGTCCGCCGTGAGCTAAATTCAATCCCATAATCGTGTCCCCGGGCTGAAGAAATGTAAAATAAGCAGCCATATTCGCTTGGCTCCCGGAATGCGGTTGAACATTGGCATATTCACAATTAAAAAGTTGCTTTGCCCTATCCCTGGCTAAATTTTCAGCGATATCAACAAATTCACATCCACCGTAATATCTTCTGCCAGGATATCCCTCGGCATATTTATTTGTCAAAACTGACCCCATCGCCTCAAGGACAGCCCTTGAAACGAAATTTTCACTCGCTATTAATTCAAGCGTATAATTTTGCCTTTCCACCTCACCAGCTATCGCCCTATAAACTTCTGGGTCCTGTTCCTTCAACAAAAACATAACTTTAAATCTTTTTGTTTTTACAAATAACACCTCTTTTTCGCTTCAAACTTCAACCAATCCCTGAAATCAGGATGAGCTATTTCTATCAACGCCTTAGCCCTTTCTCTTATGCTTTTACCGTGAAGATAAGCCACACCATACTCAGTGACGACATAATGAACATCGCCCCTTGAAGTTACAACACCCGCTCCTTCCGTTAAAACTGGAACAATCCTTGAAATCGTTCCGTTTTTTGCCGTTGAAGGTAATGCAATTATCGGCTTCCCTCCCTTTGAACGAGCTGCCCCACGGATGAAATCAACCTGCCCACCTATACCACTGTAAATTCTATGACCGATGGAATCAGAACAAACTTGCCCGGTCAAATCAATCTGTAAAGCAGAATTTATAGCGACCATTTTTTCATTTTGCGCAATTATAAACGGATCATTCACATAATCCGAAGGATGAAACTCAAAAAGCGGATTATTGTCTATGAACTCAAAAAGCTTCTTGGTCCCGAGAACAAAACTCGCTATGACCTTGCCCCTGTGTAATGTCTTCTTTTCATTGTTCACAACCCCTGCTTCAATCAATGGCAAAAGCCCATCGCTGAACATCTCAGTGTGAATGCCAAGGTCTTTCTTATCCCTCATAAAAAGCAAAACCGCATCCGGTATCCCACCTATCCCCATCTGTAAAGTTGAACCATCCTCAATCAAATCCGCTATATAACCCGCGATCTTCCTGTGTAAATCGGTTATCTCTTCCTTTGGCAATTCAAACAAAGGTCTATCTGATTCAACAAAATAATGAATTTTGCTCACATGGATAAAACTATCCCCAAGCGCCCTCGGCATATTTGTATTGACCTCAGCTATCACAATCCTTGCCGTCTCAGCTGCTGCTTTAGTGCATTCAACCCCGACACCAAAACTGCAAAAACCATATTCATCTGGCGGAGAAACAGTTATCAAAGCGACATCAATTTTATATTCACCGCTGTAAAACAACCTTGGAATCTCGGACAAAAATATCGGCACAAATTCAGCTCTTCCATCATTGACTGCATCGCGAACATTAGCCCCTGTGAAAAAAGCACGATGCTTAAAATGACCTTGCATTTCCGGTGCGACATAAGGTGCTTCTCCAAATGTTAAGATATGTGCTATTTCAACATTTTCAAGTTCATCCTTCCTCGCAACAAGCGCTTTTATCAACGGCTCCGGCGTAGCACATCCCGGATGAACCCAAACCCTGTCACCCGATTTTATGACCCTTACCGCTTCCTCAGCCGTGACTGTTCTTTCTTTAAAGTGCTTTGTCCAGCTCATAGTAGTTCTTCAATTTTTTTGTATTTCAAGTTAAAAATTTCGGCGATGCTTTGATTTGTACAATAACCCAAATAAGTATAAACCCCCTTGGCAAAAGACGGGCGCTCCCTCAAAACATGTTCAAGTCCACTGTTCGCAATCTCAAGTATGTAAGGCAAACTTACATTCGTCAAAGCATAAGTTGCAGTCCTTGCAACATTTGAAGCTATGTTCGGAACACAATAATGTATAACGCCATGCTTAACAAAAACGGGATTAACTATCGTCGTTGGTCTGCTTGTTTCAATACACCCACCTTGATCAATTGAAACATCAATTATGACAGAGCCGGGTTTCATCTTTTTGACCATTTCCTCAGTTACAAGCTTTGGGGTCAGTGCCCCGTGAATTAAAACAGCACCTATTAAAACATCGGCAAACTGAACCGCTTTTTCAATGTTATAAACATTGGCTATAGCTGTTTCAACGCGCTTGTCAAAAAGTTTTTCAACCTCCCTTAACTTATCAACATCTTTATCAAGCACCACTACATGTGCCCCCAGTCCAAGAGCTGCTCTTATAGCGTTTTGCCCAACAACCCCAGCACCTAAAATCACAACAGTCGCCGGTGGAACCCCCGGAATCCCACCAAGAACAATACCCCTTCCACCATCCTCGTTTTGAAGATAACGCGCAGCTATAACAATAGCCATCTGCCCCGCTATTTCACTCATCGCTTGAAGTATCGGAAGACGACCATCAGGAAGTTCAATTATCTCATACCCTATGGCTGTTATCTTACGCTCAAGCAAAATCTCAACAAAACTTTTCGGCGCAACCGCAAGATGAAGAAAACCAAACAATAAATGTCCATCACACAAATAAGAATACTCCGCCTCACTTGGTCTTGAAACCTTAACTATCATCTGCGCCCTTTTGTAAACCTCTTCCTTTGAAAATACAATTTTACCTCCCATCTTTTCGTATTCAGCGTCACTGAAACCACTATATTCACCAGCCATTGACTCAACAAAAACCTCATGCCCACTATCAACAAGTGCTTTGACCCCAGCAGGTGTAAGTGCTACCCTCCTTTCAAGAATTTTTTGCGCATCCACACTTTCCCTTGGAATTCCAATGTTCATAGGTCAAAATACCTTTTGTTATTTTTGCAATTAAATATACGAAAAACTCTTTGGAAATTCATAAACAACA
Encoded proteins:
- a CDS encoding DUF58 domain-containing protein; this translates as MQNHRKYLDPQFVSRLSNLELIARLVVEGFIAGLHKSPYHGFSVEFSEHRQYSAGDDTRYIDWKVYGRTDRYFIKQFEEETNLRSYIILDASRSMGYSSGGNITKFEYACYLTAGLSYLMLMQRDAIGLVLYDERIRKFIPPRSVKSYLSVILSELESNEPSNKTKTADVLHSIAERIKRRGLIIVISDLLDEQDEVISALKHFKHKRNELIVFQVLDPAERNFNFNFDAIFKDVETSEKIMTQGLYVQKDYRRAFEEFIKRYRLECLVNGIDYELMDTSTSFDVALFRYLSKRGRLM
- a CDS encoding DMT family transporter; protein product: MVYFWLTIQTLIASFTHIIAKAVVKEVPPLTLTLFRSAIAGLGFGFVLRFSKHGRVKVEKNDRFKFLLLGILAVPLNQFAFILGIKYTTPANASLIYAMTPIFALIFSAILLGEKINFYKVVGVILSFVGIGIIFGESGLSLRLENLKGDVIIMFGAMFWALYSILGRKMIVKYGALYVTAVAVMIGSLIYLPFGLYDFVKFDMAKVSFGSYLGVIYLGVGTSIFGYFLWYYAIGKIEASKVVIFTNGQPLMTAILSVLIFGNPITLPFLVGGTLVIAGVILVQLG
- a CDS encoding DUF7033 domain-containing protein; the protein is MRVKVFIDVESQSQRKRVEYVLRNFFSVYKIDFDFVNSIDDASHEDFLIAYGDFFKIEKGIFIRRSEEAIKLFDDGKAYDTMFVHFVRLSPPFVPEKFDGFKLPIFFKVGEPVFRVEDEFAVINFDILSCSFYFLSCWDERIKKARDEIGRFPDVENLLVKIGVSDFPIVNFYFYILKSLMEKFGIVVELKKWGGRNFAVCLTHDVDVLRKWSLYGIYNEVVNKFIMGREDIQTRRHRFARFVYFLLKGLDPYREGLVRIFEFEKSLGVKSTFFFKSGGSSKYDANYKWDEFLVDFVNKLNGESFEVAFHPSFSSFKNFDLVKYEKEKLERLVGIKVSGVRWHYLMYDFETTPFFEEMIGFRYDSTLGFLSRGGFRCGYAFPFKVYDVERNSEINVYEIPIVFMDSVYQYGRSSETVDEILEKVFELVEVVRSFGGVFNVIFHNTIYDEFDFKGWDLIYENLVRHVIGLDAFVGSCEQILNLFEGE
- the glyA gene encoding serine hydroxymethyltransferase; translated protein: MFLLKEQDPEVYRAIAGEVERQNYTLELIASENFVSRAVLEAMGSVLTNKYAEGYPGRRYYGGCEFVDIAENLARDRAKQLFNCEYANVQPHSGSQANMAAYFTFLQPGDTIMGLNLAHGGHLTHGSPVNFSGKLYRAVFYGVSKETGRIDMNEVEDIAKREKPRMIVVGASAYPRDYDYRAFREIADKVGAYLMADIAHPAGLIASGLLNNPLPYCDIVTSTTHKTLRGPRGGLILMYKDRENPFGIKTPKGDRLRMMSEIIDGVVMPGIQGGPLMHVIAAKAVAFGEALKPEFKEYSVQVIKNAKALANKLIQLGYNLVSGGTDNHLILIDLRNKGITGKDAEKALEQAGITVNKNMVPFDDKSPLVTSGIRLGTPALTTRGMKEKEMEFIAELIDRVISNVGNEQVYKEVREQVRELCERFPLYDFVSLSDVIVK
- a CDS encoding acetyl-CoA hydrolase/transferase family protein; protein product: MSWTKHFKERTVTAEEAVRVIKSGDRVWVHPGCATPEPLIKALVARKDELENVEIAHILTFGEAPYVAPEMQGHFKHRAFFTGANVRDAVNDGRAEFVPIFLSEIPRLFYSGEYKIDVALITVSPPDEYGFCSFGVGVECTKAAAETARIVIAEVNTNMPRALGDSFIHVSKIHYFVESDRPLFELPKEEITDLHRKIAGYIADLIEDGSTLQMGIGGIPDAVLLFMRDKKDLGIHTEMFSDGLLPLIEAGVVNNEKKTLHRGKVIASFVLGTKKLFEFIDNNPLFEFHPSDYVNDPFIIAQNEKMVAINSALQIDLTGQVCSDSIGHRIYSGIGGQVDFIRGAARSKGGKPIIALPSTAKNGTISRIVPVLTEGAGVVTSRGDVHYVVTEYGVAYLHGKSIRERAKALIEIAHPDFRDWLKFEAKKRCYL
- the ald gene encoding alanine dehydrogenase, with the translated sequence MNIGIPRESVDAQKILERRVALTPAGVKALVDSGHEVFVESMAGEYSGFSDAEYEKMGGKIVFSKEEVYKRAQMIVKVSRPSEAEYSYLCDGHLLFGFLHLAVAPKSFVEILLERKITAIGYEIIELPDGRLPILQAMSEIAGQMAIVIAARYLQNEDGGRGIVLGGIPGVPPATVVILGAGVVGQNAIRAALGLGAHVVVLDKDVDKLREVEKLFDKRVETAIANVYNIEKAVQFADVLIGAVLIHGALTPKLVTEEMVKKMKPGSVIIDVSIDQGGCIETSRPTTIVNPVFVKHGVIHYCVPNIASNVARTATYALTNVSLPYILEIANSGLEHVLRERPSFAKGVYTYLGYCTNQSIAEIFNLKYKKIEELL